The Hydrogenobacter sp. T-2 region TCAGACACATAAAGGTCTGCGTTAGAGCTTTTCATATCCTCAAAGAGTTTTGAACCCACCTTTATGGACATATCAAAGGTTTCCTTCCGCACTCCAAAGGTCCCATCGTGCCCCGAACACCTTTCTATTATTTGAACCTTTGTGTTGGGTATTAGCCTCATAAGTGCCACAGCCCTGTAGCCCACATTGAGAGACTTAAGATGGCAGGGAATGTGATAAGCTATGCTTCCAATAGAGACTTTGAAGTCCCTGTTGAACCTCTTTTCTTGATGGAGTTTGAAAAGATATTCATGAACGTCGTAGACCCTCTCTGAGACCGCCTTTACATCTGGGTCGTCAGGCAGAAGTAAAGGATACTCATACTTTATCTGAAGGGCACATGTAGGCACTGGCACTACTATGTCAAAGCCTGCGTCCACATAGTGCTTTAGCCTCTGGACATTAAACCTTGCCCTCTCTGTAGCTGAGTCTATATCTCCAATATCAAAGAAAGGTATACCACAGCACTGTTGTTCTGGAAGCTCCACATATATATCGTTCTTCTCAAAAACCTTAAGAAGAGCTTTGCCTCTCTCAAGGTAGTTGTAGTTAAGAAGGCAGGTGTAAAACAGGGCAACTTTTCCATTTTGACCTTTGACTGGCTTTCTGTTTTTCTTAAACCAGCTCGTAAAGGTCTCAGAGTTTATGGGTGGTAGTTTTGCTCTTCTGTCCACACCCATAACTCCTTCCATGATAACTCTAAAGGTTGGGACGGTGTTTAGCTTATTGACTATGGGAGCAAAAGGCACAGAGAGCTTGCCTACAAGGTCTGTATTTAGCATCAGCTTATCGGTGAGCTTTGCTCCCTTGTTTTTGAACTTCCAAACCTTATATCTAAGAGAAAGATGAGGAAAGTCTATCCTCCATTCGTGGGGTGGCGTATAAGGACATTTAAAGTAGCACTGTTTACAGTGAAAGCACAGCTCTAAGGGAAGGGCAAGCTCCTCCTTAGAGAGCTTTTCAAGGTCATCTTCATTTCTGTCTACTGCATCAAAAAGTGCTGGAAAAGAAGGACAATAGGTGACACACATTCTACAGTCTTTACATTTAGAATAGACTCTCTTTGCCTCTTCCCATAAAGCCTGTTCGTTGAGAAAATTGGGATCCTTTATGTTAAACTCAAAATCCTTTACTCCACCAAGGGCAAGCTCTTGCATGTTAAACTCCTTCTATTTTTAACTTAGGTGGGGGCGAACGCCCCCTGAGTTTTTTAGATTATCCTTTGAGAGACTCTAAAGCCTTTTGGAACCTTCCTGCGTGGGACTTTTCTGCCCTTGCAAGGGTCTCAAACCACTCCGCTATATCGTCAAAGCCCTCTTCTCTCGCCACTCTTGCAAAGCCAGGATACATCTCTGTGTATTCGTAGGTCTCTCCAGCTATGGCCGCCTCAAGGTTCTGCTCCATGGTCCCTATGGGCATGTCAGTGGCAGGGTCTCCACCGCCATACTTTTCCATGAACTCAATGTGTCCAAAGGCGTGTCCTGTTTCACCTTCTGCAGTTTCTCTGAAGACGTTGGCTATGTCTGGGTAGCCCTCTATATCTGCCTTTCTGGCAAAGTAGAGATACCTTCTGTTTGCCTGGGATTCCCCAGCAAAGGCATGCTTGAGGTTCTCAAGGGTCTTTGTGCCTTGCAGGCTCTTGCTCATGGTTAGTACCTCCTATTGGTTTTTGGTTATATGTATTATATGCAAACTTTTTTCATTTGTCAAGGGGTATTTAATAGCCTATATAAGTATCCACTGGTAGGTGCTTAAGCATATGTTATAGCTACAATTTTTCCCTCTGTGAATATAATTATTCACTAATGGCTAAACGCATAAGATACGAAGACAGAAACCCGGAGCCACTCATGTCTCCCGCTGAGAGGGTAAAGACTTTTAGAGAATACGCCTTTGGCTATTCGGTAAGCCTTGCCCTCGACGAAGCACAAAGATGCCTCTTTTGCAAAGATGCAGACCAAAGGTGTATAAAGGGCTGTCCTATAAACGTTGACATACCAGGCTTTATAAGGAAGATAACGGAAGGAGACCTTATAGGTGCATATAAAAAGGTAATAGAAACAGACCCCTTCCCTTCCATATGTGGAAGGATATGCCCTCAGGAAAGACAATGCGAAGGCTCATGCATACTCTACTACGATACGGTTCGTGGGAGGAAAAACAAAGGGCTACCTGTAAGCATAGGTGCTTTGGAGAAGTTTGTGGGAGATTTTATAAGAATATCGGGGCTTGAGGTTGAAGTTGAAAGGTCAGAACCGACGGGCTATAAGGTAGCAGTGGTAGGTGCGGGTCCTGCAGGTCTTGCCTGTGCCTATGACCTTGCAAGATGGGGACATGAGGTTCATGTTTTTGAAGCCTTACCAGAAGCTGGTGGTGTGATGGCGTATGGCATACCTCATGCAAGGCTCCCAAGAGACCTTCTCCATTGGGAGATAAAAAGGCTTGAGAAACTCGGAGTAAAGTTCTTTTTTGGCTACGTGGTGGGAAGAACGATAAAGCTTGCGGAACTTTTAGAAAAATACCATGCAGTTTTTCTTGGTGTGGGTGCGGGCAGAGGCTCTCTGGGAATAAGAGGAGACCACCTAAATGGTGTATATTCTGCCATAGAGGTTTTAACAAGGGTAGGATTAGATAGAGCTGACCTATTCCCTCAAAGTGGAACACCGGTAAATCTTGGGAAAAGAACCGCCATAATAGGTGGTGGCTTTACCGCAGTGGACTGTGCTATAACCGCTCTTAGGCTTGGTGTGGAAACCCATGTGGTCTACAGGAGAACGCGGGAGACCTCATCCGCTCGCCAAGAGGAGTGGGACCACATATCAGAGGAGGGTGCCATAATACACTGGCTCACTCAACCTATAGAGATAATAGGGGATGATAGAGGTAATGTGGTAGGTCTCAAATGCATAAAGATGACCTTGGGTGAGCCAGATGAAAGTGGAAGACCCAAGCCTGTGCCGGTAGAAGGCTCAGAACACATCATAGAATGCGATTCTGTAATATTTGCTATAGGTCAAAAGGCTAATCCAATAGCTTACGAAGACATGCCAGGTCTTGAACTTACAAAATGGGGAACCATTAAAGTGGATGAGAATTTTAGAACCTCTATAAAAGGTCTTTTTGCAGGGGGTGATGCGGTAAATGGAGGAGACACAGTAGTCAGAGCCCTCTCAGAAGGCAGAAAGTCCGCACAAGCAATCCATAAATATCTCATAGAGGAGGTAGAACTATGAAAAGGGTAGCCATTGCAATAGGAGCAGTGCTCCTCGCCTTTTTTGTCCTTAGGTCTTGTGGGGAAAACCCAGAGAAGTCCGCAAGAAACACAGTAAAGGACTTTATTGAAAACATAAGGGATGGAGAAGGCAGAGAAGCGGTAAAGCTCCTTTATCCACCCTTCAGGGATGCCCTTGTGCAGGATGTAAAACTGCCTCTTCAGCTTACAGAGATGAAGCCTTCAGAGGTGCTTGCCTGTATTTTATCTTCTATGGGAGAGAACATAAAAAGGGTCAGAGTGCTTGATACAAGCAGGATAGATGACAAGCATGCGGAGGTCATAGTAAAGGTCGTGGACAAAGAGGGTGTGGAGAAGATTTTCACCTTTATAGTGATAAAGGACGAAAAGAAATGGAGGATAGCCAGCATATCTGGAATTAGATGAAGATACTTATATGGCAAAGTGCTTACTTGGGGGACGTGGTGCTTACCACTCCCCTTATAATGACTCTTAAAAGGCACTTTCCATCATCGCAGGTTGCCTTTGCAGGCAGGAGCTTTATAAGGGAGCTTTTAAAAGGTTTGGATGTGGAACTTATAACCTTTGACAAGGGCTTTTGGGAGAGTTTTGAGGTCATTGAAAAGCTAAGAGAATACCACATTGCTATAAGCCCACATATATCCGCAAGGAGTGCCCTCATACTCTTTATGGCTGGTGTGCCAACAAGGATTGGCTTTGACAGGTCTGAGTTAAAGTGGCTCTACACACACACCGTAAAACACAGATGGGGTATTCACGAAGTGGACAGAAACCTCGAACTTTTAAAGCCTCTGGGAATAAGAGAATTTGAAAGAATGCCATACCTTTTCGTATCAGAAGAAGAGGAAAAAAGGGCAAAGGATAAGTTTAGACTTCCTGAGAGCTTTGCAGTGCTCTCTCCTTTTTCCAACTTTAGGCTAAAGGAGTGGAATATTGACAGATGGTTGGAGCTTTCCAAAAGGCTAAGTATAACGCCTGTCATAGTAGGAGCGGACACTCAAAGAGCAAATATTTTTGATAAGGTAGAGGGGATAAACCTCATAGGTAAGACCTCTCTGAGAGAGCTTATGGCAGTTATAAGCCTGTCAAAAGTGGTAATTTCCTGCGATTCTGCACCAGTGCACATAGCCAACGCCCTCGGAGTTCCCGCCCTTAGTGTATACACAGCCACATCGCCAGACTATGGCTTTTATCCTTTAATAGGTGATTATGTTAAACCTGAGCTTTATTGTTCTCCTTGTTCACCGAACCCTAAGGTATGTAGGACAGGGACTCAAGCATGCTTAAGTATGGTGGGCGTGGGTGATGTCCTCAAAGGACTTGAGAGACTTCTTTCTTGATGGTTTATGACAGACTGGGCTATGCCAAGAAGTATTAAGGATGCAAAAAGGTTAGATGAACCATAACTTACAAGAGGTAAAGCTATTCCCTTTGGTGGTATGAGGTTTGAAACCATGGCAAGATTCCAAAGAAAAGATATAGCGAAGTTCATAGCTGTCCCAAAAAGCAAAAGTTTTTCCATATGTCCCTTAGACATTAAAGCATACCATAGCAGTCTTCCTACTAATATAGCGTATAGAATTATTATGACAAAAACGCCAACAAAGCCCATTTCTTCCCCCACAACCGCTATCACATAGTCCGTGTCAGAAGCTGGCAAAGGTCCAAGTTTTTGAAGCCCCTGACCTATACCCACACCCATAATCCCTCCTCTGGCAAGGGCATACAGAGACTGTATTATCTGATATCCACTATCCTCTGGGTCAACAAAAGGGTCTCTCCACGCAGAAAGCCTTTCCGCCACATAGCCCTTTGAGGTAAGTATGTAGTAAATAAAGAAAAAAAATACAGCAAGTATAAGAAGATAAGCCTTTTTGGGAACACCACCCACATAGACCATAAGGGCTGTCATAAGAAGTATAAAGACCGCTCCGCCCTTGTCAGGCTGTGTAAGAAGTAAAAGAGCAGTAATAATGGGAAAAAGCAAAGCCCAGAAAAGATGTTTCCACTGTCTTAGGTTTCCTTTACGAACTATGTAATAAGACAGGAATATAAGGAGGGCAATTTTAGCAAACTCAAGAGGCTGTATACTGCCACCGAAAAGCCACCTATCAACAGCTTTACCAGTTATTAGCTTCTTTATAAAAACCGCCAAAAGACTAAGGATGGCTATTAGAGCAAACAAATAGGGAATAGCTCCACCCATGTATTTTCTGTAGTCGTACTTGGCGATAATACTCGCCAGCAGAAATCCGATGAGGAAAACCAACATCTGAATGAGTGGCTTCTTGTATATACTCAACTTCTGATAGGAATCTATCAAATACGGAACCACATTCACGCTTATTATTACAGCTTCGCCCATTAAAAAGAGGGAAATGACGCTAATTAATATCCACCCATCCCAGTTTCTTAGCACGATAAAAAGTATACCAAAGGGTGAAAAAGATGTATAATATATACTGATATCCGGGGTAGCTCAACCGGCAGAGCAGGCGGCTGTTAACCGTCAGGTTGGGGGTTCGAGTCCCTCCCCCGGAGCCAATAAAAACATGGTAGAGATAAAAGGAGTGACCCTTCCTGTTGTGCTGGTAGAAATAAAAGAAGGTGGAAATATAAGTTCCCTCATAGAAGAGATAGAGCAGAAACTTTCTTCAAAACTTTTTGAAGGTAGCTATGTGCTAATAGATGGAAAGGGTCTGCTTAAGAAGGGAGAAATTGAAAAAATAGAAAAAGCCCTCACAGAGAGAAATATAAAAAGCGTAAAGAAGCTCAGTTTTTCAGGTCTGGGAGACACAAAAAGAGAAAGGCTAATGGTAGTTCAGAGGCATCTTAGGTCTGGTCAGAGGGTAGAACACAACGGAGATATTTTGGTGCTTGGAGATGTGAATAAGGACGCACAGGTAGTGGCAACGGGGAACATAATAGTTATGGGTAAGCTAAGAGGTATTGCGGTAGCAGGAGCTTTGGGTGATGAAAGTGCAGTGGTGGTTGCTCTGGAAATGGAGCCACAGCAGATAAGAATAGGCAAAAGGGTAGCCATACTGAACGAAGAGGAGAGAAAATCCCCAGGCTATCCCGAGATTGCAAAAGTTGAAGATGGTAATATAATACTTGAGAGGGTATAGATGAGCATAGTCTTTGTTGTTACATCTGGAAAGGGAGGCGTAGGTAAAACCACCATAACAGCCAACCTTAGCGTTGCTCTGGCAAGTTTTGGAAAAAAAGTTCTTGCGGTGGATGCGGATATAGGACTAAGAAACCTTGATATGATACTGGGGCTTGAGAACAGAATAGTCTACGATGTGCTTGATGTGCTTGAAGGCAGGGTGGATTTTCATAAGGCTCTCGTAAAGGATAAAAGGGGGCTAAGCCTGTGGCTACTTCCCGCAAATCAAACAAGAAATAAGGATGCTATAGACAGAGATAGATGGGTTGACCTCATAAACAGAGTGAAAGAGTCTGGGGAATACGATTACATTTTCATAGACTCTCCTGCAGGCATAGAACAAGGTTTTCAGATAGCTTCCTTGCCAGCAGATAAAGCACTTGTAGTGGTAAATCCTGAAGTTTCTTCTATAAGGGATGCGGACAGGATAATTGGACTGTTAGAAAACATGGGCAAGAAAGACTACTACCTCGTAATAAACAGGATAAAGTGGGAAAGTGTGAAAAAGGGCGAGATGCTTTCAGTGGAAGACATAGTGGATATACTAAAAGCCCAACCCATAGGCATAGTGCCAGAAGAACCAAAGCTCGTAGACTTTACTAACAGAGGTGAACCTATAGTTCTTTCACAGCAATACAACGCATCAAAAGCTATCATAGATATGGCAAAAAGGATTGAAGGTGAGGATGTTCCTATGGTCCGCTATGGAGAGAAAAAGGGGCTCCTTGAAAAGCTCTTAGGGAGATAGGTATGATATGGGACCTTCTTTTCAACAGAGGTAAGAGCAAAGATGAGGCAAAGAAAAGACTTACCCTTGTTTTATCCTATGAAAGAAAAGGTCTTCCACCTAACTTCGTTGATAGACTTAGGGATGACCTTATATCAGTGTTTTCCAAATATCCGCAATTTGAGGTCAAAAAGATAGAAGTAGATATAAGAAAAGACAAAGACGATTTTGATGAGCTTTGGATTAGCATACCCTTTAAGCAATGAGGTTGCCAGTTTTACTCCTCGACCTTGACGGAGTTTTGGTAAAGGATAAGGCTTTGAACCCCTTTGAAGACACTGTAGGTTTTTTGCAAAGTATAAGAACCTTAGGTATACCCTTTAGGGTGGTTTCCAACAACTCTACAAGACCGCCAGATAAACTATTAGAGGAATTAGGAAAGAAAGGTGTAGAGCTTAAAAAGGAGGAATTTATTTCACCCTTGTCAATACTTGGAGACTACCTTAGAGCTCAAGGTATAAAGAGGGTCTTCTTTATAGGCATGCCTGTGGTAGAGGAATACATAAGAACTCTCGGCTTTGAGGTAGCTCAGGACTATATGGTGGATACGGTGGTGATAGGTCAAGATAGAAACCTTGACTTCAACAAGCTAAAAATTGCCACCTCTGCGGTTTTTCTAAAAGGTGCCAAGCTAATTCCTATAAATTTAAGTAGAATCGTAAAGGACGATGATGGGCTTTACTTTCCGGGGGCTGGGTCTATAGCTATGGCTATAGCTCATGCTTGTAAATATGACAAAGCCCTGCCTAATCTTGGCAAACCCTCTGAAGAGTTTATAAGATACGCTCTTGAAGGTTTGAGAGGTAGTGAGGTTTATTTAGTAAGCGACGATATATATACAGACCTTGTGGGTGCAAAGGAGCTTGGTATAAAAACAGTTTTTATGACCACAGGTAAATACAAAAAAGAAGAACTATCGAAGGCTAACTTTACCCCAGACTTGGTTTTTGATAGCCTCTCAGAACTACTGGATTATCTTTATAAAGCTGTTTCTTCTTAACCTTTCGAGAAGTTCCTGTCTTCTTGTCTCCATTTTCCTTAGCAGAATCTCTTCTCTAAGTTCCTCTATGCTTTTGCCTTCGGTTATTTCCTCCTGGGATAGGACCTTGGCTATATACACATAGTCTTTATCTTCCGCAAAAACTATTTCTCCTGGGCTTGCCTTCCAAACTTCTTTGTCCAAAAATTCCACCAAATCTCCTCTCGCAACCCTTAGTTTTTCTAAACTTGCTCCCATTTCCTTAGCTATGGCATCAAGTCCTTTTTCTGGGCTAAATATTATTTTTAATTTCCCTTCATCCCTTCTATCTATTACAAGAAGTTCTATGTTTCTAACCACTCTTATATTACCACTTTTGAGCTTTTCCAACTCAAGCTCCACGTCGGAAACTCTAACTTCTCTTTCAAGAAAGGCAATAAGGCCCTGTGTAGCCAAAATTTCTCTCTCTAAGAATCTTCTAAGGTCCTGAAGGGTAAGACCCTCTTTTGCAAGCTCTTGAGCTATCCCATCAAGGGTCATCCTGTTTACCCTTGCGATGTTTACTAAGGCTTGCTCTATTAGTTCAGGTGGCACCTGCATGCCTCTTCCTATGAGGAACTGGTATAGTAGCATATCCTCTATGAGTTTATCGATAACGTCTTTCCTGTTGGTTGTAGCATAGTAGAGCATACCCATCTTAATGTCGCTCTCAAGTATAGGTTCTGAGTTTACAGAAGCCACCACCTTGTCTACAAGAACCGCAGAAAAGCTCAAAGTTGTCCAAAGTAGAACTCCACCGAGTATCTTTTTGAAACCTCCTGAAACCATCTTTGGAAAACCTCCTGTCTTTTTTCCCTAAGGAGCTTTTCTCTTACTATGGGCTTTGCCTCCTCAAGGGGCATTATACCACTT contains the following coding sequences:
- a CDS encoding anaerobic glycerol-3-phosphate dehydrogenase subunit C, with product MQELALGGVKDFEFNIKDPNFLNEQALWEEAKRVYSKCKDCRMCVTYCPSFPALFDAVDRNEDDLEKLSKEELALPLELCFHCKQCYFKCPYTPPHEWRIDFPHLSLRYKVWKFKNKGAKLTDKLMLNTDLVGKLSVPFAPIVNKLNTVPTFRVIMEGVMGVDRRAKLPPINSETFTSWFKKNRKPVKGQNGKVALFYTCLLNYNYLERGKALLKVFEKNDIYVELPEQQCCGIPFFDIGDIDSATERARFNVQRLKHYVDAGFDIVVPVPTCALQIKYEYPLLLPDDPDVKAVSERVYDVHEYLFKLHQEKRFNRDFKVSIGSIAYHIPCHLKSLNVGYRAVALMRLIPNTKVQIIERCSGHDGTFGVRKETFDMSIKVGSKLFEDMKSSNADLYVSDCPLSGNHIELMTGKRVYHPIEVLAMAYGED
- a CDS encoding rubrerythrin family protein — encoded protein: MSKSLQGTKTLENLKHAFAGESQANRRYLYFARKADIEGYPDIANVFRETAEGETGHAFGHIEFMEKYGGGDPATDMPIGTMEQNLEAAIAGETYEYTEMYPGFARVAREEGFDDIAEWFETLARAEKSHAGRFQKALESLKG
- the gltA gene encoding NADPH-dependent glutamate synthase, with the translated sequence MAKRIRYEDRNPEPLMSPAERVKTFREYAFGYSVSLALDEAQRCLFCKDADQRCIKGCPINVDIPGFIRKITEGDLIGAYKKVIETDPFPSICGRICPQERQCEGSCILYYDTVRGRKNKGLPVSIGALEKFVGDFIRISGLEVEVERSEPTGYKVAVVGAGPAGLACAYDLARWGHEVHVFEALPEAGGVMAYGIPHARLPRDLLHWEIKRLEKLGVKFFFGYVVGRTIKLAELLEKYHAVFLGVGAGRGSLGIRGDHLNGVYSAIEVLTRVGLDRADLFPQSGTPVNLGKRTAIIGGGFTAVDCAITALRLGVETHVVYRRTRETSSARQEEWDHISEEGAIIHWLTQPIEIIGDDRGNVVGLKCIKMTLGEPDESGRPKPVPVEGSEHIIECDSVIFAIGQKANPIAYEDMPGLELTKWGTIKVDENFRTSIKGLFAGGDAVNGGDTVVRALSEGRKSAQAIHKYLIEEVEL
- a CDS encoding DUF4878 domain-containing protein; translated protein: MKRVAIAIGAVLLAFFVLRSCGENPEKSARNTVKDFIENIRDGEGREAVKLLYPPFRDALVQDVKLPLQLTEMKPSEVLACILSSMGENIKRVRVLDTSRIDDKHAEVIVKVVDKEGVEKIFTFIVIKDEKKWRIASISGIR
- a CDS encoding glycosyltransferase family 9 protein, with product MKILIWQSAYLGDVVLTTPLIMTLKRHFPSSQVAFAGRSFIRELLKGLDVELITFDKGFWESFEVIEKLREYHIAISPHISARSALILFMAGVPTRIGFDRSELKWLYTHTVKHRWGIHEVDRNLELLKPLGIREFERMPYLFVSEEEEKRAKDKFRLPESFAVLSPFSNFRLKEWNIDRWLELSKRLSITPVIVGADTQRANIFDKVEGINLIGKTSLRELMAVISLSKVVISCDSAPVHIANALGVPALSVYTATSPDYGFYPLIGDYVKPELYCSPCSPNPKVCRTGTQACLSMVGVGDVLKGLERLLS
- a CDS encoding FtsW/RodA/SpoVE family cell cycle protein, which encodes MNVVPYLIDSYQKLSIYKKPLIQMLVFLIGFLLASIIAKYDYRKYMGGAIPYLFALIAILSLLAVFIKKLITGKAVDRWLFGGSIQPLEFAKIALLIFLSYYIVRKGNLRQWKHLFWALLFPIITALLLLTQPDKGGAVFILLMTALMVYVGGVPKKAYLLILAVFFFFIYYILTSKGYVAERLSAWRDPFVDPEDSGYQIIQSLYALARGGIMGVGIGQGLQKLGPLPASDTDYVIAVVGEEMGFVGVFVIIILYAILVGRLLWYALMSKGHMEKLLLFGTAMNFAISFLWNLAMVSNLIPPKGIALPLVSYGSSNLFASLILLGIAQSVINHQERSLSSPLRTSPTPTILKHA
- the minC gene encoding septum site-determining protein MinC, with the translated sequence MVEIKGVTLPVVLVEIKEGGNISSLIEEIEQKLSSKLFEGSYVLIDGKGLLKKGEIEKIEKALTERNIKSVKKLSFSGLGDTKRERLMVVQRHLRSGQRVEHNGDILVLGDVNKDAQVVATGNIIVMGKLRGIAVAGALGDESAVVVALEMEPQQIRIGKRVAILNEEERKSPGYPEIAKVEDGNIILERV
- the minD gene encoding septum site-determining protein MinD gives rise to the protein MSIVFVVTSGKGGVGKTTITANLSVALASFGKKVLAVDADIGLRNLDMILGLENRIVYDVLDVLEGRVDFHKALVKDKRGLSLWLLPANQTRNKDAIDRDRWVDLINRVKESGEYDYIFIDSPAGIEQGFQIASLPADKALVVVNPEVSSIRDADRIIGLLENMGKKDYYLVINRIKWESVKKGEMLSVEDIVDILKAQPIGIVPEEPKLVDFTNRGEPIVLSQQYNASKAIIDMAKRIEGEDVPMVRYGEKKGLLEKLLGR
- the minE gene encoding cell division topological specificity factor MinE, translated to MIWDLLFNRGKSKDEAKKRLTLVLSYERKGLPPNFVDRLRDDLISVFSKYPQFEVKKIEVDIRKDKDDFDELWISIPFKQ
- a CDS encoding HAD-IIA family hydrolase → MRLPVLLLDLDGVLVKDKALNPFEDTVGFLQSIRTLGIPFRVVSNNSTRPPDKLLEELGKKGVELKKEEFISPLSILGDYLRAQGIKRVFFIGMPVVEEYIRTLGFEVAQDYMVDTVVIGQDRNLDFNKLKIATSAVFLKGAKLIPINLSRIVKDDDGLYFPGAGSIAMAIAHACKYDKALPNLGKPSEEFIRYALEGLRGSEVYLVSDDIYTDLVGAKELGIKTVFMTTGKYKKEELSKANFTPDLVFDSLSELLDYLYKAVSS
- a CDS encoding peptidylprolyl isomerase translates to MVSGGFKKILGGVLLWTTLSFSAVLVDKVVASVNSEPILESDIKMGMLYYATTNRKDVIDKLIEDMLLYQFLIGRGMQVPPELIEQALVNIARVNRMTLDGIAQELAKEGLTLQDLRRFLEREILATQGLIAFLEREVRVSDVELELEKLKSGNIRVVRNIELLVIDRRDEGKLKIIFSPEKGLDAIAKEMGASLEKLRVARGDLVEFLDKEVWKASPGEIVFAEDKDYVYIAKVLSQEEITEGKSIEELREEILLRKMETRRQELLERLRRNSFIKIIQ